In the Deltaproteobacteria bacterium genome, GCCCCTGTTGGGTTGGCTTTTTGGGGCCCTGACCGCTGTGCTGGCAGAGCAGTTTCTTGGCAGCCAACTTGTGGACTTGTTGGGGCTTCCCAAGATCCCTGTTCTTTTTGGCTGCATGATAGTGCTCAAGAAGCCGCTGCTGGTGCCTGGAACCCTGGCATATGTGCTGTGCATCTATTTGCTGCCGCTGGCAATTGTCGCCAGGATGGCTGCTCCTTGGTGGAACAAGATCGCCGGCTACCTCTACAGATTGTCTCCCTCTGTGGCCGTGATCGTTCACCTGGTTCTGATGTATGCCATCCTTCATATCTGGTCAGGAATCAGCGCCTACCGCCTCCTGACTGTCAAATTGACTATGATCGCTGTGATGGTGACCCTGAGCCTCAACGTAATCAACGGCTACATGGGAGAGTTTTCCTGTTCGCATCCCGGCTTTCTTGCCCTGGGCGCCTATACCGCCTCTGTATTCACTCTGTTATTTTTTGCCAACGACAAGATCTTCGGTACGGCCTTACTGCCCGCCAGTTTGGGCCCTTTTCTTTTCCCCCTGGCACTTATTTTGGGAGGACTGGTGGCTGCCCTGGGTGCCCTGGCCATTGCGGTGCCTTCTTTTCGAACGCGCGGCGACTATCTGGCAATCATCTCCCTTGCCTTCATGTTCATTGTCAAGAGCATGATCGAGAACCTGGAAATTGTGGGCGGCCCGCGCGGCTTGAGCAGCCAGCCAAACTATGTCAATCTACCTACCGTGTTCATCTGGACTGTTCTCTGTGTCTGGATCATCAACAATTTTGTTCGTTCCACCGTAGGAAAAGCCCTGAACGCCGTGCGCGACGATGAGATGGCAGCCGACGCCATGACCGTGAACACCAGGAGGACCAAAGTAGTGGCCTTCCTCTTTGCGGCATTTTGGGCCGGCATTGCAGGCGGCCTTTTTGCCCATGTGCTGCGCTATGTAAATCCCAGCACCTTTGGCATTCAAAAGCTGGCAGAAGTGCTGGCAATGGTTTATTTTGGTGGACTCAACTCGGTCTATGGCTCTGTGGTCGGCGCCGTCAGTTTGAGTATGCTCAGTGAGGCTCTGCGGCCTCTGGAGCTTTTCAAATGGATCATCATTCCACTGCTGCTCATCCTGGTGATGATTTTTCGACCAACGGGGTTGATCGCCTTCACGGAGTTCGATGTAAAGGGCTTGATTCGGCCGAAGGGGAAGGAATAGAAAAAGATGGCGGCAGACGGATCCTTCACTGGTTCGAAGGAAGCCGGTGCAGCACCAAGTAGAAGATGGTAACATGGCACTTCTTGAGATAAAAGAAATGAGCCACGACTTTGGCGGACTGCGGGCGGTGAACAACTACCATCTCAAGCTGGAGCCGGGCCAAATCAGAGGTCTCATCGGTCCCAACGGTGCGGGCAAGACCACTATTTTCAACCTGGTCACTGGCATTTACACACCAACTCAAGGAGAGATCCTCCTGGACGGCAAATCAATCGTGGGACTCAAACCCTATCAGATTGCCGCCATGGGTCTAGGCAGGACCTTTCAGAACCTCAGGCTGTGGCGGCACATGACAGTGCTCGAGCACGTGAAAATGGCCAGATATTCGAAGATCTCCTATGGACTTGTGGGTGCTTTTCTGGGCACTGCCAGAAGACAGCAGGAGGAGGCAGAAATTGAAGAAAAGGCTTACAGCCTCCTTGAGCTAGTGGGAGTGAGCCAGCATGCCAACCAGCGGGTGCTCAACCTGCCGTATGGTGATCAGCGGCGGGTGGAAATGGCCAGGGCCCTGGCCATTGAACCGC is a window encoding:
- a CDS encoding ABC transporter ATP-binding protein produces the protein MALLEIKEMSHDFGGLRAVNNYHLKLEPGQIRGLIGPNGAGKTTIFNLVTGIYTPTQGEILLDGKSIVGLKPYQIAAMGLGRTFQNLRLWRHMTVLEHVKMARYSKISYGLVGAFLGTARRQQEEAEIEEKAYSLLELVGVSQHANQRVLNLPYGDQRRVEMARALAIEPRILFLDEPTAGMNPEELIQMMEIIRRIHHELGVAIFLIEHRLKMVMELCEIIQTLVFGEVIAEGEPEEIQNNPKVIEAYLGKEMVL
- a CDS encoding branched-chain amino acid ABC transporter permease, which encodes MAGSPLETTSSKGKLLAFFAQVPLLGWLFGALTAVLAEQFLGSQLVDLLGLPKIPVLFGCMIVLKKPLLVPGTLAYVLCIYLLPLAIVARMAAPWWNKIAGYLYRLSPSVAVIVHLVLMYAILHIWSGISAYRLLTVKLTMIAVMVTLSLNVINGYMGEFSCSHPGFLALGAYTASVFTLLFFANDKIFGTALLPASLGPFLFPLALILGGLVAALGALAIAVPSFRTRGDYLAIISLAFMFIVKSMIENLEIVGGPRGLSSQPNYVNLPTVFIWTVLCVWIINNFVRSTVGKALNAVRDDEMAADAMTVNTRRTKVVAFLFAAFWAGIAGGLFAHVLRYVNPSTFGIQKLAEVLAMVYFGGLNSVYGSVVGAVSLSMLSEALRPLELFKWIIIPLLLILVMIFRPTGLIAFTEFDVKGLIRPKGKE